One stretch of Streptomyces sp. A2-16 DNA includes these proteins:
- a CDS encoding helix-turn-helix transcriptional regulator produces the protein MISALPEGVRVRLLYSVHGDPRAAAELVTLLSDRQSAGLDPLPTEPADLAPGLLRALRAEIRALPDDTRLLLLLAAADQYPVATHAFLRAVTAARLDTRPLETAEAVGVAHSGAGGVVFRDAWTRIAAYESGTPADRRGVHRLLAGVLHGVGETPRRSWHRGAGALGPSGRLAAELRGSADTARRSGHLALARTLLERAAALCPDPAERSRLVTRAAADAWQAGDGDRARRLAADGAADDVLSGLFALRAGNATEAFDALLGAAAHRARPTRGNDSAEAGGAPDDVELSPAPTPHVLDPAAHLLARATEAAVYTGDLRRCREAARVAGRLGIAPPGTLGGLAAAFEGRYEDARDLLEAAAGRCGPGGDPTLLVHAGIAALLLGDHTRAATATLRAAGSARARGATAVMAQAMEFRAYADFWTGRPQAGQAAATEALHQAYATGQDNGACHLQAALAMFAAITADADVCRERAAAARSYALARGLGLPAALAQWALAFLDLAEGRFAGAAARLRALAGFGPGHGHRAIRHLATPHYVEAAVRTDDTRIARGAHADYHRWATVVRSPDDLALSARCRALLAPGEEAVEHYRTALDLHARGTRDFERARTELLFGSALRRLRHRTEARDRLHSALAAFEQFGSPHCAARARAELRALGAPAAPTHAVNPTARLTAQQLLVARMVAEGATNREIAARLALSPRTIDHHLRGVFTRLGIRSRIELVRLIAESDEAP, from the coding sequence GTGATCTCGGCGCTCCCCGAGGGAGTCAGGGTCCGGCTGCTGTATTCCGTTCACGGCGATCCGCGCGCCGCCGCCGAACTCGTGACGCTGCTGAGCGACCGTCAGTCGGCCGGCCTGGACCCGCTCCCCACCGAGCCCGCCGACCTCGCCCCCGGACTGCTGCGCGCGCTACGCGCGGAGATCAGGGCCCTGCCCGACGACACCCGTCTGCTCCTGCTGCTCGCGGCGGCCGACCAGTACCCGGTCGCCACCCACGCCTTCCTCCGTGCCGTCACCGCCGCCCGCCTCGACACCCGCCCGCTGGAGACCGCGGAGGCGGTGGGCGTGGCGCACTCGGGGGCGGGCGGAGTCGTCTTCCGGGACGCCTGGACGAGGATCGCCGCGTACGAGTCCGGCACCCCGGCCGACCGCCGTGGCGTCCACCGTCTGCTGGCCGGTGTGCTGCACGGCGTCGGAGAGACGCCCCGCCGGTCCTGGCACCGGGGCGCGGGCGCCCTCGGCCCGAGCGGACGGCTCGCGGCCGAGCTCCGCGGCTCCGCGGACACGGCCCGGCGCTCCGGACACCTCGCCCTGGCGCGGACTCTGCTGGAGCGGGCCGCCGCGCTCTGTCCGGATCCGGCGGAACGCTCACGTCTGGTGACACGTGCAGCCGCGGACGCGTGGCAGGCCGGCGACGGCGACCGGGCCCGCCGCCTCGCGGCCGACGGAGCGGCCGACGACGTCCTGTCGGGCCTGTTCGCGCTGCGCGCGGGCAATGCGACGGAGGCGTTCGACGCGCTCCTCGGTGCGGCGGCGCACCGGGCGAGACCTACGAGAGGGAACGATTCCGCAGAGGCGGGCGGGGCACCGGACGACGTTGAGCTGTCGCCCGCGCCCACTCCGCACGTCCTCGACCCGGCGGCTCACCTCCTCGCCCGCGCCACCGAGGCCGCCGTCTACACCGGCGACCTGCGCCGCTGCCGGGAGGCCGCCCGGGTCGCCGGACGGCTCGGCATCGCGCCGCCCGGCACGCTCGGCGGACTCGCGGCGGCCTTCGAGGGACGCTACGAGGACGCCCGTGACCTCCTCGAGGCGGCCGCCGGGCGCTGCGGTCCCGGCGGCGACCCCACCCTCCTCGTCCACGCGGGCATCGCCGCGCTGCTCCTCGGCGACCACACCCGTGCCGCCACCGCGACCCTGCGTGCCGCCGGCTCCGCGCGGGCCCGGGGTGCGACGGCCGTCATGGCCCAGGCCATGGAGTTCCGCGCCTACGCCGACTTCTGGACCGGCCGCCCACAGGCCGGACAGGCCGCGGCGACGGAGGCCCTGCACCAGGCGTACGCCACCGGACAGGACAACGGCGCCTGTCATCTCCAGGCTGCTCTCGCCATGTTCGCGGCGATCACGGCGGACGCCGATGTCTGCCGCGAACGCGCCGCCGCCGCACGCTCGTACGCCCTCGCCAGGGGCCTCGGCCTGCCCGCCGCCCTCGCCCAGTGGGCGCTGGCCTTCCTCGACCTCGCCGAAGGCCGTTTCGCGGGGGCGGCGGCCCGCCTCAGGGCCCTCGCCGGATTCGGCCCGGGGCACGGCCACCGGGCCATCAGACACCTGGCCACTCCGCACTACGTCGAGGCGGCTGTCCGCACCGACGACACCCGGATCGCCCGCGGCGCCCACGCCGACTACCACCGCTGGGCGACGGTCGTACGCAGCCCCGACGACCTCGCCCTGAGCGCCCGCTGCCGTGCCCTGCTGGCCCCCGGCGAGGAGGCGGTCGAGCACTACCGCACCGCCCTCGACCTCCACGCGCGTGGCACCCGCGACTTCGAACGCGCCCGCACTGAGCTGCTGTTCGGCAGCGCGCTACGGCGGCTGCGCCACCGCACCGAGGCCCGCGACCGTCTCCACAGCGCCCTGGCGGCCTTCGAACAGTTCGGGTCACCGCACTGCGCGGCCCGGGCCCGCGCCGAACTCCGTGCCCTGGGCGCCCCCGCCGCCCCCACGCACGCCGTGAACCCGACCGCACGCCTCACCGCCCAGCAACTGCTGGTCGCCCGCATGGTCGCCGAGGGCGCCACCAACCGCGAGATCGCCGCCCGCCTGGCCCTCAGCCCGCGCACGATCGACCATCATCTGCGGGGCGTCTTCACCCGGCTGGGCATCCGCTCCCGCATCGAACTGGTGCGGCTCATCGCGGAGAGCGACGAGGCACCCTAG
- a CDS encoding alpha/beta fold hydrolase: protein MQRFGRRIAAAATAVVTSLLLSLSFAEAPAHAAAHDPIVFVHGISSDASSWDDWIADFKADGYTASELDAWSYSWSQSNVTTAQQLATEVQRVLKATGASKVDLVTHSMGALSARYYLKNLGGTAYVDDFVSAAGVNHGTTTASWCSWLYTSCAQMYTGSSFLTALNSGDETPGSVAYASYWSNCDDALTPDTTAILNGATNVEVGCISHTDMNNDHGVYEQVRDFVR from the coding sequence ATGCAGCGCTTCGGGCGTCGCATCGCCGCGGCCGCCACGGCCGTGGTCACTTCTCTCCTTCTGTCACTCTCCTTCGCCGAGGCCCCCGCTCACGCGGCGGCCCACGACCCGATCGTCTTCGTGCACGGCATCAGCAGTGACGCGAGCAGCTGGGACGACTGGATCGCCGACTTCAAGGCGGACGGCTACACCGCGTCCGAGCTGGACGCCTGGTCGTACAGCTGGTCCCAGTCGAACGTGACCACCGCCCAGCAGCTGGCCACCGAGGTCCAGCGGGTCCTGAAGGCGACCGGCGCCTCGAAGGTCGACCTGGTCACCCACTCGATGGGCGCGCTCAGCGCCCGCTACTACCTGAAGAACCTCGGCGGCACGGCGTACGTGGACGACTTCGTCTCGGCCGCCGGCGTCAACCACGGGACCACGACGGCCTCCTGGTGCTCGTGGCTGTACACCTCGTGCGCGCAGATGTACACCGGCAGCTCCTTCCTGACCGCTCTCAACTCCGGTGACGAGACGCCGGGCAGCGTGGCCTACGCCAGTTACTGGTCCAACTGCGACGACGCCCTGACCCCGGACACCACGGCGATCCTGAACGGCGCGACGAACGTCGAGGTCGGATGCATCTCGCACACCGACATGAACAACGACCACGGCGTCTACGAGCAGGTGCGCGACTTCGTGCGGTAG